The proteins below come from a single Alnus glutinosa chromosome 9, dhAlnGlut1.1, whole genome shotgun sequence genomic window:
- the LOC133877066 gene encoding UDP-glycosyltransferase 92A1 has protein sequence MAQRKENIVIFPFMAQGHIIPFLALAIQIQQRKKYTITFVNTPLNIKKLSSSLPPNSSIRLVEIPFCSSDHGLPPDTENTDAIPYHLVIRLLEASTSLRPSFKKLIQDITEEQNGQRPLCIIADIFFGWTASVAKELNVFHAIFSGASGYGLGCYYSLWMNLPHRKFNSNEFSLPDFPEASSIHITQLATNILEADGADAWSIYQKENLSGWLKSDGILFNTLEELDDIGLLYFRRKLGRPAWPIGPVLLPMESRARVGKGGISPDRRCIEWLSAKPVNSVLFVSFGSMNTISASQMMNLAMGLEASGKNFIWVVRPPIGFDINSEFRAKEWLPEGFEERIKDSRRGFLVYNWAPQVEILSHKSLSAFLTHCGWNSVLEALSHGVPMIGWPMAAEQFFNVKFLEEKVGVCVEIARGKSCEVRYEDVVAKIELVMNETQVGKDMRRKACQVMEMIKTAMTEEEGGKGSSVKAMDDFFSAAMSTREKRESRGKKIGA, from the coding sequence ATGGCACAGAGAAAGGAAAACATAGTGATTTTCCCATTCATGGCGCAAGGCCATATTATCCCTTTCCTAGCCTTGGCCATCCAAATACAGCAAAGAAAGAAGTACACCATAACGTTTGTCAACACCCCGCTCAACATCAAGAAGCTCAGCTCCTCCCTCCCTCCAAACTCCTCCATTCGCCTCGTCGAGATCCCCTTCTGCAGCTCCGACCACGGCCTCCCACCCGACACCGAGAACACCGACGCCATTCCCTACCACCTCGTCATTCGCCTCCTCGAAGCCTCTACTTCTCTCAGACCATCGTTCAAGAAACTCATCCAAGACATAACCGAAGAGCAAAACGGCCAACGCCCTCTCTGCATTATCGCCGACATATTCTTTGGATGGACCGCTAGCGTGGCTAAAGAGCTTAACGTTTTCCATGCAATCTTCAGCGGGGCAAGTGGGTACGGCTTGGGGTGTTACTATTCTCTCTGGATGAACCTGCCTCACAGGAAGTTCAATTCAAATGAGTTTTCGTTGCCTGATTTCCCAGAAGCTTCGAGCATTCATATTACACAGCTGGCAACAAATATACTTGAGGCTGATGGTGCAGATGCTTGGTCGATCTATCAGAAGGAGAATCTTTCTGGGTGGCTGAAGTCTGATGGGATTTTGTTTAACACTCTGGAGGAGCTTGACGATATTGGATTGTTGTACTTTAGGCGTAAGCTTGGCCGGCCTGCTTGGCCGATAGGGCCGGTTCTTTTACCTATGGAAAGCCGAGCTCGTGTTGGTAAAGGAGGCATTAGTCCGGATCGGCGTTGCATTGAATGGCTGAGTGCAAAACCAGTGAATTCTGTCCTATTCGTGTCTTTTGGGTCAATGAATACGATCTCTGCCTCACAAATGATGAACTTGGCCATGGGCTTGGAGGCCAGTGGCAAGAATTTTATCTGGGTTGTTAGGCCACCAATTGGGTTTGACATAAACTCGGAATTCAGAGCGAAAGAATGGTTGCCAGAAGGATTCGAAGAGAGGATCAAGGATTCAAGAAGAGGGTTTCTAGTGTACAATTGGGCACCCCAGGTGGAAATTTTGAGCCACAAGTCTCTTTCTGCATTTTTAACCCATTGTGGGTGGAATTCAGTGCTCGAAGCTCTCAGTCATGGCGTGCCTATGATTGGATGGCCGATGGCAGCCGAGCAATTCTTCAACGTCAAGTTTCTGGAGGAAAAGGTGGGAGTTTGTGTGGAGATCGCTAGGGGGAAGAGCTGTGAGGTTCGATATGAAGATGTAGTTGCCAAAATAGAGTTGGTGATGAATGAGACACAGGTGGGGAAGGACATGAGAAGGAAAGCTTGTCAAGTGATGGAGATGATTAAGACTGCCATGACAGAGGAGGAAGGTGGCAAAGGGTCTTCTGTCAAAGCCATGGATGACTTTTTTAGTGCTGCAATGTCAACGAGGGAGAAGCGTGAAAGCAGGGGAAAGAAGATTGGTGCTTGA
- the LOC133877862 gene encoding lysine-specific demethylase JMJ30 isoform X2, translating into MSSSSSEHFETPALDSECPTLLHAITEHGGYAYVSMATLAAAGDPRAAEAALEIAWEQLHSGPWHSVDPVWRDAYSMACLHVARLHFFKGELSEALRVLDMGLIMGGTLLRKDLDSAVQKVSALAGDTSRVSEPRAEGDVLRQVELDEAEVLRSLPVKSLSLKIVLKIPAISLEGFLREYFISGSPVIISDSMAHWPARTKWNDMDYLRRVAGDRTVPVEVGKNYLCPEWKQELITFSQFLARIEANDCSSADRTYLAQHPLFDQISELRKDICIPDYCFAGGGELRSLNAWFGPAGTVTPLHHDPHHNILAQVAGKKYIRLYPSSLSEELYPYTETMLKNSSQVDLDNIDERRFPKVHDLEFQDCILEEGEAVNFLDARLKGLCLNPIIFYNLYYKCNYFVLFTRWLVTYIKYNVNKILDLIQL; encoded by the exons ATGTCGTCGTCTTCGTCGGAGCACTTCGAGACGCCAGCGCTGGATTCGGAGTGCCCCACGCTCCTCCACGCGATTACGGAGCACGGCGGGTACGCCTATGTCAGCATGGCCACGCTGGCGGCCGCGGGAGACCCACGAGCGGCGGAGGCGGCGCTTGAGATTGCGTGGGAGCAGCTTCACTCCGGGCCGTGGCACTCGGTGGATCCGGTCTGGCGCGACGCCTACTCCATGGCGTGCCTCCACGTGGCCAGGCTCCATTTCTTCAAGGGTGAGCTTAGCGAGGCCCTTAGGGTCTTGGATATGGGCTTGATCATGGGCGGCACGCTCCTCCGGAAGGACCTCGACTCCGCAGTCCAGAAGGTCTCGGCTCTGGCCGGGGACACCTCTAGAGTTTCCGAGCCACGCGCCGAGGGTGATGTTCTTCGCCAAGTGGAGCTTGATGAGGCGGAG GTGCTTCGTTCTTTACCTGTCAAGTCGCTGTCTTTAAAAATTGTGTTAAAGATCCCTGCTATATCTTTGGAGGGATTCCTTCGTGAATATTTCATATCAGGTTCTCCAGTTATTATTAGTGACTCTATGGCTCATTGGCCAGCCAGGACAAAGTGGAATGACATGGATTACCTAAGAAGGGTTGCTGGAGACCGCACAGTCCCAGTTGAG gttGGCAAAAACTATTTATGCCCAGAGTGGAAGCAAGAGCTTATCACATTTTCCCAGTTTCTTGCGAGGATTGAGGCCAATGACTGTTCTTCTGCTGACCGTACATATCTTGCTCAGCATCCATTGTTTGATCAG ATAAGTGAGCTACGGAAGGACATTTGTATTCCTGACTATTGTTTTGCTGGAGGTGGGGAGCTGAGGTCTCTTAATGCCTGGTTCGGTCCAGCTGGGACTGTAACACCATTGCACCATGATCCACATCATAACATACTAGCGCAG GTAGCTGGCAAAAAGTATATAAGGCTTTATCCTTCTTCGTTGTCAGAGGAACTTTACCCATACACTGAAACCATGCTTAAAAATTCAAGCCAG GTTGATCTAGACAACATAGACGAGAGAAGGTTTCCAAAGGTGCATGACTTGGAATTTCAAGACTGCATTTTAGAGGAAG GAGAGGCTGTCAACTTCTTGGATGCGAGATTGAAAGGATTGTGTTTGAATCcgattatattttataatttatattacaaatgtaattattttgtactttttacTAGATGGTTAGttacttatataaaatataacgtaaataaaattttagatttAATCCAATTATAA
- the LOC133877862 gene encoding lysine-specific demethylase JMJ30 isoform X1, whose amino-acid sequence MSSSSSEHFETPALDSECPTLLHAITEHGGYAYVSMATLAAAGDPRAAEAALEIAWEQLHSGPWHSVDPVWRDAYSMACLHVARLHFFKGELSEALRVLDMGLIMGGTLLRKDLDSAVQKVSALAGDTSRVSEPRAEGDVLRQVELDEAEVLRSLPVKSLSLKIVLKIPAISLEGFLREYFISGSPVIISDSMAHWPARTKWNDMDYLRRVAGDRTVPVEVGKNYLCPEWKQELITFSQFLARIEANDCSSADRTYLAQHPLFDQISELRKDICIPDYCFAGGGELRSLNAWFGPAGTVTPLHHDPHHNILAQVAGKKYIRLYPSSLSEELYPYTETMLKNSSQVDLDNIDERRFPKVHDLEFQDCILEEAGEAVNFLDARLKGLCLNPIIFYNLYYKCNYFVLFTRWLVTYIKYNVNKILDLIQL is encoded by the exons ATGTCGTCGTCTTCGTCGGAGCACTTCGAGACGCCAGCGCTGGATTCGGAGTGCCCCACGCTCCTCCACGCGATTACGGAGCACGGCGGGTACGCCTATGTCAGCATGGCCACGCTGGCGGCCGCGGGAGACCCACGAGCGGCGGAGGCGGCGCTTGAGATTGCGTGGGAGCAGCTTCACTCCGGGCCGTGGCACTCGGTGGATCCGGTCTGGCGCGACGCCTACTCCATGGCGTGCCTCCACGTGGCCAGGCTCCATTTCTTCAAGGGTGAGCTTAGCGAGGCCCTTAGGGTCTTGGATATGGGCTTGATCATGGGCGGCACGCTCCTCCGGAAGGACCTCGACTCCGCAGTCCAGAAGGTCTCGGCTCTGGCCGGGGACACCTCTAGAGTTTCCGAGCCACGCGCCGAGGGTGATGTTCTTCGCCAAGTGGAGCTTGATGAGGCGGAG GTGCTTCGTTCTTTACCTGTCAAGTCGCTGTCTTTAAAAATTGTGTTAAAGATCCCTGCTATATCTTTGGAGGGATTCCTTCGTGAATATTTCATATCAGGTTCTCCAGTTATTATTAGTGACTCTATGGCTCATTGGCCAGCCAGGACAAAGTGGAATGACATGGATTACCTAAGAAGGGTTGCTGGAGACCGCACAGTCCCAGTTGAG gttGGCAAAAACTATTTATGCCCAGAGTGGAAGCAAGAGCTTATCACATTTTCCCAGTTTCTTGCGAGGATTGAGGCCAATGACTGTTCTTCTGCTGACCGTACATATCTTGCTCAGCATCCATTGTTTGATCAG ATAAGTGAGCTACGGAAGGACATTTGTATTCCTGACTATTGTTTTGCTGGAGGTGGGGAGCTGAGGTCTCTTAATGCCTGGTTCGGTCCAGCTGGGACTGTAACACCATTGCACCATGATCCACATCATAACATACTAGCGCAG GTAGCTGGCAAAAAGTATATAAGGCTTTATCCTTCTTCGTTGTCAGAGGAACTTTACCCATACACTGAAACCATGCTTAAAAATTCAAGCCAG GTTGATCTAGACAACATAGACGAGAGAAGGTTTCCAAAGGTGCATGACTTGGAATTTCAAGACTGCATTTTAGAGGAAG CAGGAGAGGCTGTCAACTTCTTGGATGCGAGATTGAAAGGATTGTGTTTGAATCcgattatattttataatttatattacaaatgtaattattttgtactttttacTAGATGGTTAGttacttatataaaatataacgtaaataaaattttagatttAATCCAATTATAA
- the LOC133877862 gene encoding lysine-specific demethylase JMJ30 isoform X3 encodes MSSSSSEHFETPALDSECPTLLHAITEHGGYAYVSMATLAAAGDPRAAEAALEIAWEQLHSGPWHSVDPVWRDAYSMACLHVARLHFFKGELSEALRVLDMGLIMGGTLLRKDLDSAVQKVSALAGDTSRVSEPRAEGDVLRQVELDEAEVLRSLPVKSLSLKIVLKIPAISLEGFLREYFISGSPVIISDSMAHWPARTKWNDMDYLRRVAGDRTVPVEVGKNYLCPEWKQELITFSQFLARIEANDCSSADRTYLAQHPLFDQISELRKDICIPDYCFAGGGELRSLNAWFGPAGTVTPLHHDPHHNILAQVAGKKYIRLYPSSLSEELYPYTETMLKNSSQVDLDNIDERRFPKVHDLEFQDCILEEGEMLYIPPKWWHYVRSLTRSFSVSFWWSDCENQNVS; translated from the exons ATGTCGTCGTCTTCGTCGGAGCACTTCGAGACGCCAGCGCTGGATTCGGAGTGCCCCACGCTCCTCCACGCGATTACGGAGCACGGCGGGTACGCCTATGTCAGCATGGCCACGCTGGCGGCCGCGGGAGACCCACGAGCGGCGGAGGCGGCGCTTGAGATTGCGTGGGAGCAGCTTCACTCCGGGCCGTGGCACTCGGTGGATCCGGTCTGGCGCGACGCCTACTCCATGGCGTGCCTCCACGTGGCCAGGCTCCATTTCTTCAAGGGTGAGCTTAGCGAGGCCCTTAGGGTCTTGGATATGGGCTTGATCATGGGCGGCACGCTCCTCCGGAAGGACCTCGACTCCGCAGTCCAGAAGGTCTCGGCTCTGGCCGGGGACACCTCTAGAGTTTCCGAGCCACGCGCCGAGGGTGATGTTCTTCGCCAAGTGGAGCTTGATGAGGCGGAG GTGCTTCGTTCTTTACCTGTCAAGTCGCTGTCTTTAAAAATTGTGTTAAAGATCCCTGCTATATCTTTGGAGGGATTCCTTCGTGAATATTTCATATCAGGTTCTCCAGTTATTATTAGTGACTCTATGGCTCATTGGCCAGCCAGGACAAAGTGGAATGACATGGATTACCTAAGAAGGGTTGCTGGAGACCGCACAGTCCCAGTTGAG gttGGCAAAAACTATTTATGCCCAGAGTGGAAGCAAGAGCTTATCACATTTTCCCAGTTTCTTGCGAGGATTGAGGCCAATGACTGTTCTTCTGCTGACCGTACATATCTTGCTCAGCATCCATTGTTTGATCAG ATAAGTGAGCTACGGAAGGACATTTGTATTCCTGACTATTGTTTTGCTGGAGGTGGGGAGCTGAGGTCTCTTAATGCCTGGTTCGGTCCAGCTGGGACTGTAACACCATTGCACCATGATCCACATCATAACATACTAGCGCAG GTAGCTGGCAAAAAGTATATAAGGCTTTATCCTTCTTCGTTGTCAGAGGAACTTTACCCATACACTGAAACCATGCTTAAAAATTCAAGCCAG GTTGATCTAGACAACATAGACGAGAGAAGGTTTCCAAAGGTGCATGACTTGGAATTTCAAGACTGCATTTTAGAGGAAGGTGAGATGCTTTATATACCGCCCAAGTGGTGGCACTACGTGCGATCTTTAACTAGAAGTTTTTCAGTTAGCTTTTGGTGGAGCGACTGCGAAAATCAAAACGTGTCCTGA
- the LOC133878036 gene encoding ETHYLENE INSENSITIVE 3-like 3 protein, producing MEHLMMADDTLGDGSDLEIDDIRCENVAEKDVSDEEIEADDLERRMWKDRIKLTRIKEKQKLAAQEAAEKQKPKKTSDLAQRKKMSRAQDGILKYMLKLMDVCKARGFVYGIIPEKGKPVSGASDNIRAWWKENVKFDKNGPAAIAKYEAECLAMSEADNIRNGNSQSILQDLQDATLGSLLSSLMPYCDPPQRKYPLEKGVQPPWWPTGNEDWWVKVGIPHGQSPPYKKPHDLKKMWKVGVLTAVIKHMSPDFAKIRRHVRKSKCLQDKMTAKESAIWLGILSREEALIPQPSSDNGTSGVTEVRRSGCGENKQATICSDSDYDVDGVSSVSSKDDRRNQLMNVEPSDNLDNKTPCVPNKDPGEKQARRKRARVRSNPANQVPAPSQNERLHVEPIISLPDVNLTDVELVGFQIHGGQQENGITASLRPLEKDIDVQPLLPASEFNNFSALPSDNAISTRSMYVDGRPLLYPLVQNTEMHDGDAGNFYSPSGEYGRTHDWQRSQNAMNEPQMKPEDVGVHVPALDRSASEIPGGDLHYYVNNMFNNEQNRPVDSQFGSANDSLSLYYGGLNSPFNLGIDHEPSTFEDFWEDEDFIKYFPS from the coding sequence ATGGAGCACCTAATGATGGCTGATGACACATTGGGCGACGGTTCGGATTTGGAAATTGACGACATAAGGTGTGAAAACGTAGCGGAGAAAGATGTTAGTgatgaagagattgaagcagATGATTTGGAGAGGCGAATGTGGAAGGACCGTATCAAACTCACAAGGATTAAGGAAAAACAGAAGCTTGCAGCACAAGAAGCTGCAGAGAAGCAAAAGCCCAAGAAGACCTCTGATCTGGCTCAGAGGAAGAAAATGTCTAGAGCACAAGATGGGATTCTCAAGTATATGTTGAAGCTGATGGATGTCTGCAAAGCTCGGGGATTTGTTTATGGTATCATTCCTGAGAAGGGCAAGCCAGTGAGTGGTGCTTCTGATAACATAAGGGCATGGTGGAAAGAAAATGTGAAGTTTGATAAGAATGGGCCAGCAGCCATAGCCAAGTATGAAGCGGAGTGTCTTGCCATGAGTGAGGCGGATAACATTCGTAATGGGAACTCTCAGAGCATTCTGCAAGACCTTCAAGATGCAACTCTTGGGTCACTTTTATCTTCTTTGATGCCATACTGTGACCCCCCTCAAAGGAAGTACCCTCTAGAAAAGGGAGTTCAACCACCTTGGTGGCCTACTGGGAATGAAGATTGGTGGGTAAAAGTAGGGATACCCCATGGTCAAAGTCCTCCTTATAAGAAACCACATGATTTGAAGAAGATGTGGAAAGTTGGAGTGTTAACAGCTGTGATAAAGCATATGTCACCTGACTTTGCAAAGATAAGGAGGCATGTCCGCAAGTCGAAGTGCTTACAGGATAAGATGACAGCAAAGGAGAGTGCAATCTGGTTGGGGATTTTAAGCAGAGAGGAAGCCCTAATTCCGCAGCCCAGTAGTGATAATGGGACATCTGGTGTAACTGAGGTGCGACGAAGTGGCTGTGGTGAAAATAAGCAAGCTACGATCTGTAGTGACAGTGACTATGATGTAGATGGTGTAAGCTCTGTTTCATCTAAAGATGACAGGAGAAATCAGCTGATGAATGTAGAACCTTCAGACAATCTAGACAATAAAACTCCTTGTGTCCCGAATAAAGATCCAGGGGAAAAGCAAGCGAGAAGAAAAAGAGCCCGTGTCAGATCAAACCCTGCCAATCAAGTGCCTGCACCGTCTCAGAATGAACGTCTACATGTTGAGCCAATAATCTCTCTGCCTGATGTAAACCTCACTGATGTTGAGTTAGTTGGATTCCAGATTCATGGGGGTCAACAGGAAAATGGTATAACTGCATCTTTGAGGCCCCTAGAGAAAGATATTGATGTCCAGCCCCTGCTACCTGCAtctgaatttaataatttctctGCTCTGCCTTCTGACAATGCAATTTCCACTCGGAGCATGTATGTGGATGGAAGGCCTTTGCTTTATCCTCTGGTGCAAAACACTGAGATGCATGATGGAGATGCTGGCAACTTTTATAGTCCATCAGGTGAATATGGGCGCACACATGACTGGCAGCGGTCTCAGAATGCAATGAATGAACCTCAAATGAAGCCAGAGGACGTTGGAGTCCATGTACCCGCATTGGATAGAAGTGCAAGCGAGATTCCTGGAGGGGACTTGCACTACTATGTAAATAACATGTTTAACAACGAGCAAAATCGACCTGTTGATTCTCAGTTTGGCTCTGCAAATGATAGCCTGTCATTATATTACGGTGGATTGAACAGCCCCTTCAATCTTGGAATTGATCATGAACCGAGTACATTTGAGGACTTCTGGGAGGATGAAGATTTTATCAAATACTTTCcttcataa